TATACTCTTAGATATTATGAAAAGGAAGGTATACTTCCAAGCATTGAAAGAGACAAGTCAGGTCAGAGAGTTTATAGTGATGAAAATATAGCTTGGCTTGAAATAGTTGTATGTTTAAAAGATACAAATATGCCATTAGAAGAGATTAAGGAAATCGTTAGGCTGAGTATGATTGGTGATGAAACGATTGATGAGAGAAAGCAAATTCTATTAGAGCACAGGAAAAAAATCCAGAATCAGATTGAA
Above is a window of Tissierellales bacterium DNA encoding:
- a CDS encoding MerR family transcriptional regulator, producing the protein MYKIKEVSEKTGISAYTLRYYEKEGILPSIERDKSGQRVYSDENIAWLEIVVCLKDTNMPLEEIKEIVRLSMIGDETIDERKQILLEHRKKIQNQIE